Proteins from a genomic interval of Zingiber officinale cultivar Zhangliang chromosome 1B, Zo_v1.1, whole genome shotgun sequence:
- the LOC122046467 gene encoding endoglucanase 24-like, protein MGAKSRGCSGWLIFIVVASLIVAVIVYAVKKKQEHRDALPVPGPPGALDHKYADALGVALQFFQVQKSGKLVDNKIPWRGDSALDDGKEARLDLSKGMYDAGDHMKFGFPMAYTATILSWAILEYGDQMSAAKQLDPALDALKWITDYLINAHPSDNVLYVQVGDPDVDHKCWERPETMTEKRPLTQVNKTAPGTDVAAETAAAMAAASLVFKTTDSKYSDLLLQHAEKLFDFADSYRGIYSHSILKVQTYYNSTGYGDELLWAASWLYHATGDQTYLNYVTEKNGHSFADWGRPTWFSWDDKRAGTQVLLSRVQFFGSTEFSSGEKKGLQSYRDTAEAVMCGLLPDSPTASSRTDGGLVWIDEWDALQHPVAASFLAVLYSDYMLTSRTPEIQCSGTAFTPSDLRSFAASQADYILGDNPMELSYLVGYGDSYPEQVHHRGASIPADADTGCKGFEWLSSTDPNPNVATGALVGGPFKNDSYIDLRNNSMQGEPSTYNSAILVGLLSGLVTTSSVSTSLS, encoded by the exons ATGGGGGCGAAATCCAGGGGGTGCAGCGGGTGGCTAATCTTTATCGTGGTGGCGTCTCTGATTGTTGCCGTAATCGTCTACGCCGTTAAGAAGAAGCAGGAGCACAGGGACGCGCTCCCTGTGCCGGGGCCGCCCGGGGCCCTCGATCACAAGTACGCGGATGCGCTAGGCGTGGCTCTGCAGTTTTTCCAAGTGCAGAAGT CGGGTAAGCTGGTCGATAACAAGATCCCTTGGAGAGGGGACTCTGCGTTGGATGATGGAAAAGAGGCAAGATTGGACCTCTCCAAAGGAATGTATGATGCAGGTGACCACATGAAGTTTGGCTTTCCGATGGCATATACTGCAACAATATTGTCTTGGGCAATTCTTGAGTATGGGGATCAAATGTCTGCTGCGAAGCAGTTGGATCCGGCTTTAGATGCTCTCAAGTGGATCACAGATTATTTGATTAATGCTCATCCCTCCGACAATGTACTATATGTTCAG GTAGGAGATCCTGATGTAGACCACAAATGTTGGGAAAGACCAGAAACCATGACTGAGAAGAGACCGCTTACTCAGGTTAACAAAACTGCACCAGGAACTGATGTGGCAGCTGAAACAGCTGCAGCCATGGCTGCAGCTTCCTTGGTTTTTAAAACTACTGACAGTAAATATTCAGATTTGCTCCTTCAGCATGCTGAGAAACTTTTTGATTTTGCTGATAGCTACAGAGGTATCTATAGTCACAGCATTCTCAAGGTTCAGACGTACTATAATTCTACTGGATACGGAGATGAACTGCTGTGGGCAGCTAGTTGGCTTTATCATGCCACTGGAGACCAAACTTATTTAAATTATGTCACAGAAAAAAATGGCCATTCCTTTGCCGACTGGGGTAGACCAACTTGGTTCAGCTGGGATGACAAACGTGCTGGTACTCAG GTACTTTTATCCAGAGTGCAATTCTTTGGTTCAACTGAATTTTCGAGTGGAGAGAAGAAGGGTCTCCAATCGTATAGAGACACAGCCGAAGCTGTTATGTGCGGCTTGTTACCTGATTCTCCAACAGCTTCTAGTAGAACAGACG GTGGCTTGGTTTGGATAGATGAGTGGGATGCACTTCAGCATCCCGTGGCTGCTTCATTCTTAGCTGTCCTTTACAGTGACTATATGCTCACTTCTCGCACACCAGAAATACAATGCAGTGGGACAGCTTTTACTCCCTCTGATCTCCGTAGCTTTGCTGCATCCCAG GCTGATTACATCTTGGGTGACAATCCGATGGAGCTCAGTTACCTGGTGGGATACGGAGACAGCTATCCTGAACAGGTTCACCACAGGGGAGCATCTATTCCAGCGGATGCAGACACTGGCTGTAAGGGCTTCGAGTGGCTGTCTTCCACTGATCCAAACCCGAATGTAGCTACGGGGGCACTTGTGGGAGGGCCATTCAAGAATGATTCATATATTGATCTCCGAAACAACTCGATGCAGGGCGAGCCGAGTACCTATAACAGCGCAATACTAGTTGGATTGTTATCAGGCCTGGTCACCACCTCCTCTGTCTCCACTTCCTTGAGCTGA
- the LOC122052674 gene encoding glutathione gamma-glutamylcysteinyltransferase 1-like isoform X1, whose product MERQDGGINQQKLRKSGKMAVAGLYRRILPSPPAIEFASSDGKRLFSEALQNGTMEGFFKLISHFQTQSEPAYCGLASLSMVLNALAIDPGRKWKGPWRWYDESMLDCCEPLEKVKAKGITFGKVACLAHCAGAKVEAFRTNQSNIGNFRNHVIKCASSEDCHLIASYHRKHFKQTGAGHFSPIGGYHAESDMALILDVARFKYPPHWVPLSLLWEAMETVDESIGHPRGFMLISSHQKAPSFLYTLSCRDESWMSIAKYLIDDVPVLLQSEMPENINQILYLILKSLPACAGNFIKWIAEVRRQEEDGSGVTNEEKERLALKEKILEQVRETELSKYVAAMILSSTSNCKLREKDSLSAIAANVCCQGAALLSGGLTSRTRVCCKATCLKCFIVNGDEPTTVVSGTVVSGGDEQEVDMLVPESAATLGNQCDSTLDNCILMHPTTSDVLTVLLLALPPSTWSDIKNENLSAEVHHLVSAENLPDALQQEVLHLRWQLHFLKRWKNNEVDDNVLSPAVG is encoded by the exons ATGGAACGCCAAGACGGAGGAATAAACCAGCAAAAACTGAGGAAGAGCGGCAAAATGGCGGTGGCAGGTCTTTATCGCCGAATACTTCCCTCACCTCCGGCGATCGAGTTCGCGTCCTCCGACGGAAAG AGATTATTCTCTGAAGCACTTCAAAATGGAACAATGGAAGGCTTCTTTAAGCTAATTTCTCACTTCCAAACCCAATCAGAGCCAGCATACTGTGGATTGGCCAGTTTGTCTATGGTTTTGAATGCTCTTGCAATAGATCCTGGGAGAAAATGGAAAG GTCCATGGAGGTGGTATGATGAGTCCATGTTGGATTGTTGTGAACCTCTGGAGAAAGTTAAAGCTAAAGGCATCACATTTGGAAAAGTTGCTTGCTTGGCCCATTGTGCTGGTGCTAAAGTTGAAGCTTTTCGTACAAACCAAAGTAACATTGGCAATTTCCGTAATCATGTTATCAAATGTGCTTCTTCAGAAGATTGTCATTTGATAGCATCATATCATAGAAAGCATTTCAAACAG ACTGGAGCTGGTCATTTTTCACCAATTGGAGGATATCACGCAGAAAGTGACATGGCACTTATTCTGGATGTAGCCCGTTTTAAGTATCCTCCTCACTGGGTTCCACTTTCTCTTCTTTGGGAAGCCATGGAAACAGTTGATGAATCGATTGGGCATCCTAGGGG GTTTATGCTTATTTCAAGCCATCAGAAAGCACCATCTTTCCTTTACACACTG AGCTGCAGAGACGAGAGCTGGATGAGCATTGCAAAGTACTTGATCGATGATGTTCCTGTTCTTTTACAGTCTGAGATGCCAGAAAATATCAACCAAATTCTCTATCTTATACTAAAATCATTGCCTGCATGTGCTGGAAATTTTATCAAATGGATTGCAGAAGTTAGGAGACAAGAGGAAGATGGATCTGGTGTAACCAATGAGGAGAAAGAAAGACTTGCTCTGAAG GAAAAGATTCTGGAACAAGTACGTGAGACTGAGCTATCAAAATATGTAGCAGCCATGATATTATCTTCTACTTCAAATTGCAAACTAAGAGAAAAAGATTCACTATCTGCTATTGCAGCTAATGTATGCTGCCAAGGTGCAGCACTATTATCAGGAGGATTAACATCTAGAACACGAGTTTGCTGCAAAGCAACATGTCTTAAATGCTTTATTGTTAATGGCGACGAGCCTACTACTGTTGTTTCTGGAACTGTAGTCTCTGGCGGCGACGAACAGGAGGTTGATATGCTGGTGCCAGAGTCAGCAGCAACATTGGGGAATCAATGTGATTCCACATTGGACAATTGCATTTTGATGCACCCGACAACCAGTGATGTTTTAACTGTTCTATTGTTGGCCCTGCCTCCCAGCACATGGTCAGACatcaagaatgagaatttgtCAGCTGAAGTTCATCACTTGGTATCAGCTGAGAATCTTCCAGATGCTCTTCAACAAGAG GTTTTGCACCTGCGTTGGCAACTCCATTTTCTGAAAAGATGGAAAAATAATGAAGTGGATGATAACGTTCTGTCTCCCGCTGTCGGATGA
- the LOC122032857 gene encoding protein FEZ-like, protein MERGDEIVMPGFRFHPTDEELVGFYLKRKIQQKSLPIELIRQLDIYKYDPWDLPKLATTGEKEWYFYCPRDRKYKNSARPNRVTGAGFWKATGTDRPIYSSEGTRCIGLKKSLVFYRGRAAKGVKTDWMMHEFRLPALLCASPSPSPRRPSEKHVPVNEAWAICKIFKKSNSMAQRALAHPWMPLVAEPHGEDLFSISKMPSCTAESGSAIQFAWNKQQQVQQQQQESSMGYHLDFESISYKHSNLINFTPSPLPISSAEITAPNFLFSSEEIQSPALINLDSGHHQHLHQHSQTSVDLPMKFTPSLEAAESICNLSGIECGGEAKGLSFPFSLPPNVDSEWKPSSAWEYASPPSYSSEISPDNFPSPNNYP, encoded by the exons ATGGAGAGGGGAGATGAGATTGTGATGCCTGGTTTCAGGTTTCACCCGACTGATGAGGAACTGGTGGGGTTCTACTTGAAGAGAAAGATTCAGCAGAAATCTCTACCTATTGAACTCATCAGACAACTTGACATCTACAAGTATGATCCATGGGATCTTCCAA agTTGGCAACGACGGGGGAGAAGGAATGGTACTTCTACTGCCCGCGGGACCGCAAGTACAAGAACAGCGCCCGGCCCAACAGAGTGACGGGGGCCGGATTTTGGAAGGCCACGGGCACCGACCGGCCTATCTACTCGTCGGAGGGAACCCGATGCATCGGCCTCAAGAAATCCCTCGTTTTCTACCGCGGCAGGGCCGCCAAGGGGGTCAAGACCGACTGGATGATGCACGAGTTCCGGCTGCCGGCGCTCCTCTGCgcgtcgccgtcgccgtcgcccaGGAGGCCCTCCGAGAAGCACGTACCCGTCAAT GAGGCGTGGGCGATTTGTAAGATCTTCAAGAAGAGCAATTCCATGGCACAGAGAGCGCTCGCGCATCCCTGGATGCCCCTGGTCGCCGAGCCTCACGGAGAAGACCTGTTCTCGATCTCAAAGATGCCTTCTTGCACTGCGGAATCCGGCTCCGCCATTCAATTTGCTTGGAACAAGCAGCAGCAggtgcagcagcagcagcaggagagTTCCATGGGCTACCATCTTGACTTTGAATCCATTTCCTACAAGCACAGCAATCTCATCAACTTCACCCCATCTCCTCTTCCTATTTCAAGTGCAGAAATCACAGCCCCCAACTTCCTCTTCTCCTCGGAAGAAATCCAATCACCAGCCTTGATAAACTTGGACTCAGGCCACCACCAGCATCTGCATCAGCACAGCCAAACCTCAGTGGATTTGCCCATGAAGTTCACTCCAAGTTTAGAAGCTGCAGAATCCATTTGCAATCTCAGCGGCATCGAGTGTGGAGGAGAAGCGAAAGGTCTCAGCTTTCCTTTCAGCCTGCCGCCGAACGTTGACAGTGAGTGGAAGCCTAGTTCGGCATGGGAATACGCTTCTCCTCCATCGTATTCCTCTGAGATTTCTCCAGATAATTTTCCATCTCCAAACAATTATCCATGA
- the LOC122052674 gene encoding glutathione gamma-glutamylcysteinyltransferase 1-like isoform X2 produces MVLNALAIDPGRKWKGPWRWYDESMLDCCEPLEKVKAKGITFGKVACLAHCAGAKVEAFRTNQSNIGNFRNHVIKCASSEDCHLIASYHRKHFKQTGAGHFSPIGGYHAESDMALILDVARFKYPPHWVPLSLLWEAMETVDESIGHPRGFMLISSHQKAPSFLYTLSCRDESWMSIAKYLIDDVPVLLQSEMPENINQILYLILKSLPACAGNFIKWIAEVRRQEEDGSGVTNEEKERLALKEKILEQVRETELSKYVAAMILSSTSNCKLREKDSLSAIAANVCCQGAALLSGGLTSRTRVCCKATCLKCFIVNGDEPTTVVSGTVVSGGDEQEVDMLVPESAATLGNQCDSTLDNCILMHPTTSDVLTVLLLALPPSTWSDIKNENLSAEVHHLVSAENLPDALQQEVLHLRWQLHFLKRWKNNEVDDNVLSPAVG; encoded by the exons ATGGTTTTGAATGCTCTTGCAATAGATCCTGGGAGAAAATGGAAAG GTCCATGGAGGTGGTATGATGAGTCCATGTTGGATTGTTGTGAACCTCTGGAGAAAGTTAAAGCTAAAGGCATCACATTTGGAAAAGTTGCTTGCTTGGCCCATTGTGCTGGTGCTAAAGTTGAAGCTTTTCGTACAAACCAAAGTAACATTGGCAATTTCCGTAATCATGTTATCAAATGTGCTTCTTCAGAAGATTGTCATTTGATAGCATCATATCATAGAAAGCATTTCAAACAG ACTGGAGCTGGTCATTTTTCACCAATTGGAGGATATCACGCAGAAAGTGACATGGCACTTATTCTGGATGTAGCCCGTTTTAAGTATCCTCCTCACTGGGTTCCACTTTCTCTTCTTTGGGAAGCCATGGAAACAGTTGATGAATCGATTGGGCATCCTAGGGG GTTTATGCTTATTTCAAGCCATCAGAAAGCACCATCTTTCCTTTACACACTG AGCTGCAGAGACGAGAGCTGGATGAGCATTGCAAAGTACTTGATCGATGATGTTCCTGTTCTTTTACAGTCTGAGATGCCAGAAAATATCAACCAAATTCTCTATCTTATACTAAAATCATTGCCTGCATGTGCTGGAAATTTTATCAAATGGATTGCAGAAGTTAGGAGACAAGAGGAAGATGGATCTGGTGTAACCAATGAGGAGAAAGAAAGACTTGCTCTGAAG GAAAAGATTCTGGAACAAGTACGTGAGACTGAGCTATCAAAATATGTAGCAGCCATGATATTATCTTCTACTTCAAATTGCAAACTAAGAGAAAAAGATTCACTATCTGCTATTGCAGCTAATGTATGCTGCCAAGGTGCAGCACTATTATCAGGAGGATTAACATCTAGAACACGAGTTTGCTGCAAAGCAACATGTCTTAAATGCTTTATTGTTAATGGCGACGAGCCTACTACTGTTGTTTCTGGAACTGTAGTCTCTGGCGGCGACGAACAGGAGGTTGATATGCTGGTGCCAGAGTCAGCAGCAACATTGGGGAATCAATGTGATTCCACATTGGACAATTGCATTTTGATGCACCCGACAACCAGTGATGTTTTAACTGTTCTATTGTTGGCCCTGCCTCCCAGCACATGGTCAGACatcaagaatgagaatttgtCAGCTGAAGTTCATCACTTGGTATCAGCTGAGAATCTTCCAGATGCTCTTCAACAAGAG GTTTTGCACCTGCGTTGGCAACTCCATTTTCTGAAAAGATGGAAAAATAATGAAGTGGATGATAACGTTCTGTCTCCCGCTGTCGGATGA